One window from the genome of Pseudomonas sp. L5B5 encodes:
- a CDS encoding phage tail protein produces MDYPKSVPSSGLVNGRFIDENPVAGTPGSLIPASWGNAITDEILNVLSAAGIAPLEGSNNQLITALRSGALFQTKPQFDNGKSAATTEFVQRALGSLRDVAVYNAATTLTAADIGRCVRFGYGGYSITLPAAGPAIANGSALYLMNTGTGAMTVVVNGGDKIAVGNGYLSSFEFGVGDSVVLVKHLNGEWTALLGSVPMRHMPGFACLMDGTGYQKLPSGLIVQWIAGGSDSNGNMIVSLPIQFPNAVLGGIANELNPLGWGATGRTTVWAFDLSSSNKAVVVAKARDIIGNNAPVPNPLGGRILVWGY; encoded by the coding sequence GTGGACTATCCAAAAAGCGTACCCAGCTCCGGGCTGGTCAATGGCCGGTTCATCGATGAAAACCCGGTTGCCGGCACTCCGGGATCATTGATCCCGGCCAGTTGGGGCAACGCGATCACCGATGAAATCCTCAACGTGCTTTCGGCGGCGGGCATCGCTCCGCTGGAAGGCAGCAACAACCAGTTGATCACGGCGCTGCGCAGCGGCGCGCTGTTCCAGACCAAACCGCAGTTCGACAACGGCAAGTCGGCGGCCACCACCGAGTTCGTGCAACGGGCCCTGGGCTCGCTGCGCGATGTGGCGGTGTACAACGCGGCCACCACCCTGACCGCCGCCGACATCGGTCGTTGCGTGCGCTTCGGTTATGGCGGCTACAGCATCACCTTGCCCGCGGCCGGGCCGGCCATCGCCAACGGTAGCGCCCTGTACCTGATGAACACCGGTACCGGGGCCATGACTGTGGTGGTCAATGGTGGCGACAAGATCGCCGTCGGCAATGGCTACCTGAGCAGCTTCGAGTTCGGCGTGGGCGATTCGGTGGTGCTGGTCAAACACCTCAATGGCGAGTGGACGGCATTGCTGGGCAGCGTACCGATGCGCCATATGCCGGGTTTTGCCTGCCTGATGGACGGCACGGGTTACCAGAAGTTGCCCAGTGGCCTGATCGTCCAGTGGATTGCCGGTGGCTCCGACAGCAACGGCAACATGATCGTCTCGCTGCCTATCCAGTTTCCCAACGCAGTGCTGGGAGGTATTGCCAACGAACTCAATCCCTTGGGCTGGGGAGCCACAGGCCGGACCACGGTCTGGGCCTTCGACCTGTCCAGCAGCAACAAGGCAGTGGTGGTGGCCAAGGCCCGGGACATCATCGGCAACAACGCACCGGTGCCCAATCCTCTTGGCGGCCGCATCCTGGTTTGGGGGTATTGA
- a CDS encoding phage tail assembly chaperone, which translates to MARYARVEGGVVVELIETGDYAITDLFAPQFLASIHPVPPGREVQVGMELQASPVPASAAEATEPVVEPLLTLPGEKLETMARAHVAEVVAQGAEARERQWRSDSLEGSQWLAARHRDEQDLGRGTSLSAQQYLQLLEYRQALREWPDAQGFPAVAARPQAPDWLPAP; encoded by the coding sequence ATGGCCCGTTATGCCCGTGTAGAAGGGGGCGTGGTGGTCGAGTTGATCGAGACCGGCGACTACGCCATCACTGATTTGTTCGCCCCGCAGTTCCTCGCGTCCATCCACCCTGTGCCCCCGGGGCGCGAAGTGCAGGTGGGCATGGAGTTGCAGGCCAGCCCAGTGCCGGCTTCGGCGGCTGAGGCAACCGAGCCGGTGGTTGAGCCATTGCTGACACTGCCAGGCGAAAAGCTGGAAACCATGGCCCGCGCCCACGTGGCCGAGGTGGTGGCCCAGGGCGCGGAAGCCCGTGAACGCCAATGGCGCAGCGACAGCCTGGAGGGCAGCCAGTGGCTGGCCGCCCGGCACCGCGATGAACAGGACCTGGGCCGCGGCACCAGCCTTAGCGCGCAGCAGTACCTGCAGTTGCTGGAGTATCGCCAGGCCTTGCGTGAATGGCCCGACGCCCAGGGTTTTCCGGCCGTGGCCGCGCGCCCGCAAGCCCCTGACTGGCTGCCTGCCCCATGA
- a CDS encoding phage tail assembly chaperone, whose amino-acid sequence MKAIIEQGVVTALVSGDIDGGVELPPGLAVTVGWLYQDEVFSPAADSLAAEPQPPQLQAERDWRRTTLAGTDWLVARHRDELDVGASASLGRKQFAKLLAYRQALRDWPASASEPQTQARPEPPKWLAKLPH is encoded by the coding sequence ATGAAAGCCATTATCGAACAGGGCGTGGTGACGGCCCTGGTGAGCGGCGATATCGACGGTGGTGTCGAGCTGCCGCCAGGTCTTGCGGTGACCGTCGGCTGGCTCTACCAGGACGAGGTGTTCAGCCCGGCTGCCGACAGCCTTGCCGCCGAACCACAGCCGCCGCAGTTGCAGGCCGAGCGTGACTGGCGCCGCACAACGCTGGCCGGGACCGACTGGCTGGTGGCTCGCCATCGCGATGAGCTCGACGTCGGCGCCTCGGCGTCTCTGGGCCGCAAGCAGTTCGCCAAGCTGCTTGCCTATCGCCAGGCCCTGCGGGACTGGCCGGCCTCGGCCAGCGAACCGCAAACCCAAGCGCGACCCGAGCCGCCCAAGTGGCTGGCGAAGTTGCCCCACTGA
- a CDS encoding phage tail protein, whose amino-acid sequence MDFPRSVPSAGLVNGRFADENPLTGTPGSLITAAWGNGVTEELLNVIRAAGITPAESESDQLLKALKSVLAQDAQPLAALAFPTVASADGRIAVTPGTAAAGGTVMVPGGVLVSLGEEALVGITARPRALYSVPWMSPDLEINSTYFLRMQVMGGALGCYLQKGTDNDAVPPALKGAAGASGGGFDSTCIDMLVAKVVTAGAGTLPKLTLLANKARLEAVGVWSGARGSYSLPLNWARKPRAYISGLLDYDGNVKTDYGVVAEDTGGGLGSVTSAMPAGGFSDRYMGRVLIIAWAQNLSAEGLINVRVRWEA is encoded by the coding sequence ATGGACTTTCCCAGAAGCGTACCCAGTGCGGGCTTGGTCAACGGCCGGTTCGCCGATGAAAACCCGCTGACCGGAACCCCCGGTTCACTGATCACCGCCGCCTGGGGCAATGGCGTGACCGAGGAGTTGCTGAATGTGATTCGTGCGGCGGGCATCACGCCAGCCGAAAGCGAATCGGACCAGTTGCTCAAGGCCTTGAAGAGCGTGCTGGCCCAGGATGCCCAGCCCCTCGCGGCGTTGGCGTTTCCCACCGTGGCCAGCGCCGATGGGCGTATCGCGGTGACGCCGGGTACGGCTGCGGCGGGCGGCACGGTCATGGTGCCCGGCGGGGTACTGGTCAGCCTCGGCGAAGAAGCCCTGGTGGGCATCACCGCCCGCCCGCGGGCGCTGTACAGCGTGCCCTGGATGTCCCCCGACCTGGAGATCAACAGCACCTATTTCTTGCGCATGCAGGTCATGGGCGGGGCGCTGGGTTGCTACCTGCAAAAGGGTACCGACAACGATGCCGTTCCCCCTGCACTCAAGGGCGCCGCCGGCGCCTCTGGAGGCGGTTTCGACTCCACCTGTATCGACATGCTGGTGGCCAAGGTGGTTACCGCTGGTGCCGGGACCTTGCCCAAGCTGACCTTGTTGGCCAACAAGGCGCGGCTGGAAGCCGTGGGGGTCTGGTCCGGGGCTCGCGGCAGTTACTCGCTGCCCCTGAACTGGGCCAGGAAACCTCGCGCCTATATTTCCGGGCTGTTGGACTACGACGGTAACGTCAAGACCGACTACGGCGTAGTCGCGGAAGACACGGGCGGTGGCCTTGGTTCGGTCACATCGGCCATGCCCGCTGGGGGCTTCAGCGATCGCTACATGGGGCGCGTACTGATCATTGCCTGGGCACAGAACCTGAGTGCCGAGGGCCTAATCAACGTCCGCGTCAGATGGGAGGCCTAG
- a CDS encoding YmfQ family protein, whose protein sequence is MAGMRSAAQYQEQLRSLLPSGPAWDPEQVPELEQVLEGIARELARLDARAADLLNEMDPAGVSELVPDWERVMELPDPCLGAMPLFDDRRLAVRRRLLAVGSQALSYYVEIARSQGYPNATITELEAPRMGRARFGSAHFGTWQAQFMWTLNTGGRLLLGRRYGASYWGERFGMNPGSALECLIHRSAPAHTRVHINYD, encoded by the coding sequence ATGGCTGGAATGAGAAGCGCGGCCCAGTACCAGGAGCAACTGCGCAGCTTGCTGCCCAGCGGCCCGGCCTGGGACCCGGAGCAAGTGCCGGAACTGGAGCAGGTGCTCGAAGGCATCGCCCGGGAACTGGCGCGCCTGGATGCCCGGGCCGCCGACCTGCTCAACGAGATGGACCCGGCCGGGGTCAGCGAGCTGGTGCCGGACTGGGAGCGGGTGATGGAGTTGCCCGACCCCTGCCTGGGGGCCATGCCGCTGTTCGACGACCGCCGCCTGGCGGTGCGCCGACGCTTGCTGGCAGTGGGCAGCCAGGCGCTGAGCTACTACGTGGAAATCGCCCGTAGCCAGGGTTACCCGAACGCCACCATTACCGAGCTGGAGGCACCCCGCATGGGCCGCGCCCGCTTCGGTTCGGCGCACTTCGGCACTTGGCAGGCGCAGTTCATGTGGACGCTCAACACCGGTGGCCGGCTGCTGCTCGGTCGGCGCTACGGCGCCAGCTACTGGGGCGAACGCTTTGGCATGAACCCGGGATCGGCCCTGGAGTGCCTGATCCACCGCAGCGCCCCGGCCCATACCCGGGTGCATATCAATTACGACTAG
- a CDS encoding baseplate J/gp47 family protein produces MPFETPSLPVLIKRTQSDLASDSLRQSDAQVLARTLSGAAFGLYGYLDWIAEQILPDKADESTLERIAALRLNQPRKAAQAASGNVSFMASAGAVLDVDTLLQSSDGRSYKVTVARTTSSGLNSTSIAALDAGSLGNAEAGLGLIPVQPIQGISGSFTVLAPGLVGGVARESLESLRSRVIRSYRVIPHGGSAQDYETWALECPGVTRAWCRGSYLGPGTVGLFVMRDDDLHPVPDAAQLAEVQAHIEPLRPVTAEVHVLAPVQQPVTYRLRLSPDTSAVRAAVEAQLRDLHHREAGLGETLLLTHIAEAISSATGENDHKLMAPSADVPAANNQLLTFGGCVWLE; encoded by the coding sequence ATGCCGTTTGAAACGCCTTCGCTGCCGGTGCTGATCAAGCGCACCCAAAGCGACCTGGCCAGCGATTCGCTGCGCCAGTCCGATGCTCAAGTCCTGGCCCGAACCCTCAGCGGCGCCGCCTTTGGCCTGTATGGCTACCTGGATTGGATCGCCGAGCAGATCCTGCCGGACAAGGCCGATGAATCGACCCTGGAACGGATCGCCGCACTGCGCCTGAACCAGCCGCGCAAGGCCGCCCAGGCGGCCAGCGGCAACGTCAGCTTCATGGCTTCGGCCGGAGCGGTGCTGGATGTCGATACGCTGCTGCAGTCCAGCGATGGCCGCAGCTACAAGGTGACCGTCGCGCGGACCACCAGCAGCGGCCTGAACAGCACTAGCATCGCCGCCCTGGATGCCGGTTCCCTGGGCAATGCCGAGGCCGGCCTGGGCCTGATCCCGGTGCAGCCGATCCAGGGCATCAGCGGCAGCTTCACGGTGCTGGCGCCAGGGCTGGTGGGCGGCGTCGCACGGGAAAGCCTGGAGTCGCTGCGCTCGCGGGTGATCCGTTCGTACCGGGTCATTCCCCACGGCGGCTCGGCCCAGGACTACGAGACCTGGGCGCTGGAATGCCCCGGGGTGACCCGCGCCTGGTGCCGTGGCAGCTACCTTGGACCGGGCACGGTGGGCCTGTTCGTGATGCGTGACGACGATCTGCACCCGGTGCCGGATGCCGCGCAACTGGCTGAGGTGCAGGCGCATATCGAGCCGTTGCGGCCAGTGACCGCCGAGGTCCACGTGCTGGCCCCGGTACAGCAGCCGGTGACTTACCGCCTGCGCCTGAGCCCGGACACCAGCGCCGTGCGCGCAGCGGTGGAAGCCCAGTTGCGCGATCTGCACCACCGTGAAGCCGGCCTCGGCGAAACCCTGCTGCTGACCCATATCGCCGAAGCCATCAGCAGCGCTACCGGCGAAAACGACCACAAGCTGATGGCGCCTTCCGCCGACGTCCCGGCGGCCAACAACCAGCTGCTGACCTTTGGAGGTTGCGTATGGCTGGAATGA
- a CDS encoding phage GP46 family protein — MFLSHDLKTALTRAVLISLYTWRRAADDDVLDDDERFGWWGDSFPTVADDRIGSRLWLLRRVKLTRQTQLDAEFYAREALQWLIDDGHCSAVEISSERLDAQRLNLRTVLVLAGGERLDINPEHSWQVTYAV; from the coding sequence ATGTTCCTCAGCCACGACCTCAAGACCGCGCTGACCCGCGCGGTGCTGATCAGCCTCTACACCTGGCGCCGCGCCGCCGACGATGACGTGCTCGACGATGACGAGCGCTTCGGCTGGTGGGGCGACAGTTTTCCCACGGTGGCCGACGACCGCATCGGCTCGCGGCTGTGGTTGCTGCGCCGGGTCAAGCTGACCCGCCAGACCCAGCTCGATGCCGAGTTCTACGCCCGCGAAGCCCTGCAATGGCTGATCGACGATGGCCATTGCAGTGCCGTCGAAATCTCCAGCGAACGCCTCGACGCCCAACGCCTGAACCTGCGCACGGTGCTGGTGCTGGCCGGTGGCGAGCGCCTGGACATCAATCCCGAACACAGTTGGCAGGTGACCTATGCCGTTTGA
- a CDS encoding phage baseplate assembly protein V, with product MSLLTRLLARGTVVLANSANKLQSLQMRLTAGEVNDDMEHFEPYGFTSNPLAGAEGIATFLGGDRSHAVVLVVADRRYRLQALAPGEVAIYTDEGDKVHFKRGRVIDIQTDTLNIRAATAVNIDTPTLTQTGKIVSQGDQVAGGISQIRHQHAGVQPGPGQTGVPVGGA from the coding sequence ATGAGCCTACTGACACGCCTGTTGGCGCGCGGCACCGTCGTGCTCGCCAACTCGGCCAACAAACTGCAATCGCTCCAGATGCGCCTGACCGCCGGCGAGGTGAATGACGACATGGAGCATTTCGAGCCCTACGGTTTCACCAGCAACCCGCTGGCCGGGGCCGAAGGCATCGCGACCTTCCTCGGTGGCGACCGCTCCCACGCCGTGGTGCTGGTGGTCGCCGACCGCCGCTATCGCCTCCAGGCCCTGGCGCCCGGCGAGGTGGCGATCTACACCGACGAAGGCGACAAGGTGCACTTCAAGCGTGGCCGGGTGATCGATATCCAGACCGACACCCTGAACATCCGCGCCGCCACGGCGGTGAACATCGATACGCCGACCCTGACCCAGACCGGCAAGATCGTTTCCCAGGGCGACCAGGTGGCTGGTGGCATCAGCCAGATCCGCCATCAGCATGCCGGCGTGCAGCCAGGCCCCGGCCAGACTGGCGTGCCAGTGGGAGGCGCGTGA
- a CDS encoding phage baseplate assembly protein, translating to MNPAQDAVTLTVDGLDYGGWKSVEISADLERQFRSFSLNITWQWPGQLEVKPIKPGSRCQVRIGSDLVLTGYVYKAPVSYDAHQVSLSIEGSSLTQDLADCAAINRPSQWQEQSLLSIVQALAGAYGVGVVSEIPQTAKLGKHSIVPGETVFQSIDRLLTLYRVFSTDDAEGRVLLAKPGSSGRASDALELGKNILSANAPMDFSQVFSEYRVIGQHKGSDQKSGAAVAEVSGQARDPSMARKRVTVISESAQLTAELAQQRADWESATRMGKALTTTYRVQGWRQGNGDLWRHNTLVRVIDKVLGFDQDMLISKVTYSLSEQGSITTLQVAPPHTFDANPVPAKT from the coding sequence ATGAACCCAGCACAAGATGCCGTCACCCTGACCGTTGACGGCCTGGACTACGGCGGCTGGAAAAGCGTCGAGATCAGTGCGGACCTGGAGCGCCAGTTCCGCAGCTTCAGCCTCAACATCACCTGGCAGTGGCCGGGGCAACTGGAGGTCAAGCCGATCAAGCCCGGCTCGCGCTGCCAGGTGCGCATCGGCAGCGACCTGGTGCTCACCGGCTACGTGTACAAGGCGCCGGTCAGCTATGACGCGCACCAGGTCAGCCTGAGTATCGAAGGCAGCTCGCTGACCCAGGACCTGGCCGACTGCGCGGCCATCAACCGCCCGAGCCAGTGGCAGGAGCAGAGCCTGTTGAGCATCGTCCAGGCCCTGGCGGGCGCCTATGGCGTGGGCGTGGTCAGCGAGATCCCGCAGACCGCCAAGCTCGGCAAGCACAGCATCGTGCCCGGGGAGACGGTGTTCCAGTCCATCGACCGGTTGCTGACCCTGTACCGGGTGTTCTCCACCGACGATGCCGAGGGCCGGGTGCTGCTGGCCAAGCCTGGCAGCAGCGGGCGGGCCAGCGATGCTCTGGAGCTGGGCAAGAACATCCTGTCGGCCAATGCGCCGATGGATTTCAGCCAGGTGTTCTCCGAGTACCGGGTCATCGGCCAGCACAAGGGTAGCGACCAGAAAAGCGGTGCTGCGGTCGCCGAGGTTTCGGGCCAGGCCCGGGACCCGAGCATGGCGCGCAAGCGGGTCACGGTGATCAGCGAAAGCGCGCAGCTGACCGCTGAACTGGCCCAGCAACGGGCCGACTGGGAGAGCGCCACCCGCATGGGCAAGGCGCTGACCACCACTTACCGGGTCCAGGGCTGGCGCCAGGGCAACGGCGACCTGTGGCGGCACAACACCCTGGTGCGGGTGATCGACAAGGTCCTGGGCTTCGACCAGGACATGCTGATCTCCAAGGTCACCTATTCGCTCTCCGAACAGGGTTCGATCACCACCTTGCAAGTGGCGCCGCCACACACCTTCGACGCCAACCCCGTCCCCGCGAAAACCTGA
- a CDS encoding DNA circularization protein — MSWRDRLLPASFRGVGFWVDQAKTPVGQKGQLHEYPQRNQPFYEGLGQQAKVHDLTAFIVGENCLEQRDQLLQALEQGAGELVHPWLGRMQVKVGECEMTHTRQDGGLVTFALKFHPDQPLLFPTAVVNSREQLLVAADSLLGSAVRRFEEVISLIKAARIAVKELRDCLKDVYAVIEHEFKELIDTYKDLRQLVLALKELPREVSAEFKGLLKDIRELKDFAREGYRGVLANASQQVEAAKKIDTPKLTTGKDTVAAAQAMANLVQDMLLVKLGYKVAQMPAAAPVVKLNSTPSVAQQAVQPVRRLDVPVAEDVLSLRDALNEVIWQAALKADALHYQALNSLRQQLFGHLTAVSSTGVRLLTLSPKQSLPALVVAYQRFGDATRVGEVSQRNKAVHPGFLPPADLKIAEV; from the coding sequence ATGAGCTGGCGTGATCGGTTGTTGCCGGCGTCGTTTCGCGGCGTCGGTTTCTGGGTCGACCAGGCCAAGACCCCGGTCGGCCAGAAGGGCCAGTTGCATGAGTACCCCCAGCGCAACCAGCCCTTCTACGAAGGACTCGGCCAGCAGGCCAAGGTCCACGACCTGACGGCCTTCATCGTGGGCGAGAACTGCCTGGAGCAGCGCGACCAGTTGCTCCAGGCGCTGGAGCAGGGGGCCGGGGAACTGGTGCACCCCTGGCTGGGGCGGATGCAGGTCAAGGTCGGCGAGTGCGAAATGACCCATACCCGCCAGGACGGCGGCCTGGTGACGTTCGCCCTCAAGTTCCATCCCGACCAGCCGCTGCTGTTCCCCACGGCGGTGGTCAACTCCCGCGAGCAGTTGCTGGTGGCCGCCGACAGCCTGCTGGGATCGGCAGTACGGCGCTTCGAGGAGGTCATCAGCCTGATCAAGGCCGCACGGATCGCGGTCAAGGAACTGCGTGACTGCCTCAAGGATGTCTACGCCGTGATCGAGCACGAGTTCAAGGAACTGATCGACACCTACAAGGACCTGCGCCAACTGGTGCTGGCGCTCAAGGAATTGCCCCGGGAGGTCAGCGCCGAGTTCAAGGGCTTGCTCAAGGACATCCGCGAGCTCAAGGATTTCGCCCGCGAAGGCTATCGCGGGGTACTGGCCAATGCCTCGCAGCAGGTCGAGGCGGCGAAGAAGATCGACACGCCCAAGCTCACCACCGGCAAGGATACGGTGGCCGCGGCCCAGGCCATGGCCAACCTGGTGCAGGACATGCTGCTGGTGAAGCTCGGCTACAAGGTCGCGCAGATGCCAGCGGCGGCGCCGGTGGTCAAGCTCAACTCCACGCCTTCGGTGGCCCAGCAGGCGGTCCAGCCGGTACGCCGCCTGGATGTGCCGGTGGCCGAGGATGTGCTGAGCCTGCGCGATGCCCTCAACGAGGTGATCTGGCAGGCCGCGCTCAAGGCCGATGCCCTGCATTACCAGGCGCTCAACAGCCTGCGCCAACAGCTGTTCGGCCATCTCACGGCGGTGTCGTCCACCGGGGTGCGGCTGCTGACCCTGTCGCCCAAGCAGAGTCTGCCGGCCCTGGTGGTGGCCTACCAGCGGTTTGGCGACGCCACTCGGGTGGGCGAGGTGAGCCAGCGCAACAAGGCGGTGCATCCGGGCTTCTTGCCGCCGGCCGACCTGAAAATCGCCGAGGTGTAG
- a CDS encoding phage tail protein, which translates to MANIQQSMSLTNIQTTVHMSVVVLGAQKLEAQMSGIRARVGAFKKSIEDSGLGSLDLGGFIKGGGLLEPFIHGIKQAIKAEDDLQASSQQLTGLKAPEVPLGETSAHLKQFDDALQGVSLKMGQALLPAVNQLITGLTPLISSVGAFVADNPALVEGLAAAAVAFTVVTTGAMGLAAVVGLLASPVGIVAAAIAVAAGLIVAYWEPISGFFSGIWNSMQAAVDTAFATFERLFGWNPLQALAGAWGAISGFFSGLWTSVVGEATGAWAPLSEFFSGLWQGIQALALPLLDVFKTLFSWSPLGLVIDNWQPLTGLFSALWELLRALSVPVMSFFKTLFDWSPLGLVINHWQPLLGFFGQCWDGLRALAEPVLGFFKTLFDWSPLGLVINHWQPLLGFFGQCWDGLRAQAEPVLGFFKTLFDWSPLGLVINNWQPLMGFFSATWDQLLALSAPVGEFFRALFDWSPMPLINAAWEPVAGFFSGLWDSLLAITAPVQGFFQELFNWSPMDMVTANWQPIADWFSAFWDKLQGTLGGIREMLGGSFGGFIAKITGKVEGLTDAQQRTNAEGKGQLAPAFFGAEASPAARNLNQGSGALVQQSAANNRTQLEGGLTVRFENAPAGMRTSQPQTNQPGLAVTPRIGYRSLSLGGSNELA; encoded by the coding sequence ATGGCGAACATTCAACAAAGCATGAGCCTGACGAACATCCAGACCACGGTGCACATGTCCGTGGTGGTGCTCGGCGCGCAGAAGCTCGAAGCCCAGATGTCGGGGATCCGCGCCAGGGTCGGCGCCTTCAAGAAGAGCATCGAGGACAGCGGCCTCGGCTCCCTGGACCTGGGCGGCTTCATCAAGGGCGGCGGTCTGCTGGAACCGTTCATCCATGGCATCAAGCAGGCGATCAAGGCCGAGGACGACCTGCAAGCCAGCAGCCAGCAGCTCACCGGCCTCAAGGCCCCCGAAGTCCCGCTGGGGGAAACCTCGGCCCACCTCAAGCAGTTCGACGACGCACTGCAAGGGGTGTCGCTGAAGATGGGCCAGGCGCTGCTGCCGGCGGTCAACCAGCTGATCACCGGGCTAACGCCGCTGATCAGCAGTGTCGGTGCCTTCGTTGCCGACAACCCGGCCCTAGTGGAAGGCTTGGCCGCAGCGGCCGTGGCCTTCACCGTGGTCACCACCGGGGCCATGGGCCTGGCGGCGGTGGTCGGCCTGCTGGCCTCGCCGGTGGGTATCGTGGCGGCGGCGATCGCCGTGGCCGCCGGCTTGATCGTGGCCTACTGGGAGCCGATCTCGGGGTTCTTCAGCGGGATCTGGAACAGCATGCAGGCGGCCGTAGACACGGCCTTCGCCACCTTCGAGCGGCTGTTCGGCTGGAACCCGCTGCAAGCGCTGGCCGGTGCCTGGGGCGCGATCTCGGGGTTCTTCTCCGGGCTCTGGACCTCGGTGGTCGGCGAAGCGACCGGGGCCTGGGCGCCGCTCAGTGAGTTCTTCAGTGGCTTGTGGCAGGGCATCCAGGCCCTGGCGCTGCCGCTGCTGGATGTCTTCAAGACCCTGTTTTCCTGGAGCCCGCTGGGGCTGGTGATCGATAACTGGCAGCCATTGACCGGGTTGTTCTCGGCGCTGTGGGAGCTGTTGCGGGCACTGTCGGTGCCGGTCATGAGCTTCTTCAAGACCTTGTTCGACTGGTCGCCCCTGGGCCTGGTGATCAATCACTGGCAGCCACTGCTGGGCTTCTTCGGGCAATGCTGGGATGGTTTGCGGGCCCTGGCTGAGCCGGTGCTGGGGTTCTTCAAGACCCTGTTCGACTGGTCGCCCTTGGGGCTGGTGATCAATCACTGGCAGCCACTGCTGGGCTTCTTCGGGCAGTGCTGGGATGGCCTGCGGGCCCAGGCGGAACCGGTGCTGGGGTTCTTCAAGACCCTGTTCGACTGGTCGCCCCTGGGGCTGGTGATCAATAACTGGCAACCCCTGATGGGCTTCTTTTCGGCCACCTGGGACCAGCTGCTGGCACTGAGCGCGCCGGTGGGCGAGTTCTTCCGGGCGTTGTTCGACTGGTCGCCAATGCCGTTGATCAATGCGGCCTGGGAGCCCGTGGCCGGATTCTTCAGCGGTTTGTGGGATTCGTTGCTGGCGATCACGGCGCCGGTCCAGGGGTTCTTCCAGGAGCTGTTCAACTGGTCGCCCATGGACATGGTCACGGCCAACTGGCAGCCGATCGCGGACTGGTTCTCGGCGTTCTGGGACAAGCTCCAGGGCACCCTGGGCGGCATCCGGGAAATGCTCGGCGGCAGCTTCGGCGGCTTCATCGCCAAGATCACCGGCAAGGTCGAAGGCCTGACCGACGCGCAGCAGCGGACCAACGCCGAAGGCAAGGGCCAGCTGGCCCCGGCGTTCTTCGGCGCCGAGGCCTCGCCGGCAGCGCGCAACCTGAACCAGGGCTCCGGCGCGTTGGTGCAGCAGAGTGCGGCCAACAACCGCACGCAGCTCGAAGGCGGCCTGACGGTGCGCTTCGAAAACGCCCCGGCGGGCATGCGCACCAGCCAGCCGCAGACAAACCAGCCCGGCCTGGCGGTGACTCCGCGCATCGGCTATCGCTCACTTTCCCTAGGAGGTTCCAATGAGCTGGCGTGA
- a CDS encoding phage tail assembly protein, which produces MTQVVKLQVAIEAHGESLDELTLRRPTVQEVRSIKALPYRIDKSEEVSLDMDVAAKYIAVCAGIPPSSVNQLDLADLNGLSWAVASFFMSAASQPSAT; this is translated from the coding sequence ATGACTCAAGTCGTGAAGCTGCAAGTGGCCATCGAGGCCCACGGCGAATCGCTCGACGAACTGACCCTGCGCCGCCCGACGGTGCAGGAGGTACGCAGCATCAAGGCGCTGCCGTACCGGATCGACAAGAGCGAGGAAGTGAGCCTGGACATGGATGTCGCGGCCAAGTACATCGCGGTCTGCGCCGGTATCCCACCGTCTTCGGTGAACCAGCTGGACCTGGCCGACCTCAACGGCCTGAGCTGGGCGGTCGCGAGTTTTTTCATGAGTGCGGCGTCGCAGCCATCGGCGACCTGA
- a CDS encoding phage tail tube protein: MGQVIAGTCYVKVDGAQLTINGGCEAPLMSTKRETVVPGFYKEVEVTPTFKVTALHTPDFPLKQLVAGTDMTVTCEFNNGKVFVLAGAYLVDEPVSKGDDASIALVFNGVKGTWQ, encoded by the coding sequence ATGGGTCAAGTGATTGCGGGCACCTGCTACGTCAAGGTCGACGGTGCTCAACTGACGATCAACGGCGGCTGCGAGGCGCCGCTGATGTCCACCAAGCGTGAAACCGTCGTGCCGGGTTTCTACAAGGAAGTCGAGGTCACGCCGACGTTCAAGGTCACGGCGCTGCACACCCCGGACTTCCCGCTCAAGCAGCTGGTGGCCGGCACCGACATGACCGTCACCTGCGAATTCAACAACGGCAAAGTCTTCGTCCTGGCCGGCGCCTACCTGGTGGACGAGCCGGTATCCAAGGGCGACGACGCCAGCATCGCGCTGGTGTTCAACGGCGTGAAGGGGACCTGGCAATGA